The DNA segment TCACAACACAGATCCGAAAGTCGCGTGTTCACCGCCTAAACAATAAAAGATATTTACAGATTGTCGCGTCACCTATAGACAACTTAATGCAATGCTTAATTTGTCTTTTTAAAGCATTTTAATAGTCAATAAATATGCAAGGGCTATTTTTTATTACTGATAGGCAATATCTACGTCGGCTAGTCCCCGCAGTTAGCAGTTAGcgcgagcctccgcgctctgtcgaaggcgcacgtgccgttcgtcagctatctgggctttttttttttaattggttttttggggaaaggaaatggcgcagcatctgtctcatatattgttggacacctaaaccgcgccgtaagggaagggataaaggagggagtgaaagaagaaaggaagaaaggggtgccgtagtggagggctccggaataatttctaccacctggggatctttaacgtgcactgacatcgcacagcacacgggcgccttagcgtttttcctccataaaaacgcagccgccgcggtcgggttcgaacccgggaactccggatcagtagtcgagcgccctaacaactgagccaccgcggcgggtttatctGGGCTACACCGAGAGAAGACTGGTGTCAGCCAAGCGCgtgtatctaatcgcgcagaatgtggatggatggatgatggatgaatacggctgaaccctttaaatcgggcggtggctcaagtcacctagccatgtcttgtgaaattttactcctgtcttgcttttagccaccaatcgtataacctgcgcttggttacttctacccacttaaaatctactttccattCACTATCCTTAAAACCCAATGCCTtgggatagatggatggatggatggatagatacggCTGAATTTAAAGGCAGCGACTGCTACAACCACtgtcgaaataacgcaagcgttatttcaacccatgacgtcgcatccagtttgaaaaaaaaacgtcacgtccggcaatttttttttttttttttgctgtttgagccatgtttgaTCAGTACAGTTGGTACAGTGGCTGGAATGAATATAGGGGTATTCCAGCCACTGTAGTTTCAGTAGCACTATGGCCGGTCGGCGTGAGGAGcgtgcgatcgtgttgcacgtgagtaatttgttctttctattttttggtatgcacatactgagcgattgcctgttatctgacactcggcattccgttgtcaacttccttgcgaccgaatattttgtgttagctgATAACCCAGGGCTAGCACggagcccgcttgcccgccagtggacccaaagggccggagggaaagactcatctgttttatcgtaagttctgctcaaaagctctgtgcaggtctacggaaaagagcaagcgctgagcgtgtttttatatcttttgtcaacccagcccaacgtaactcatggtcatgtaaaacacgcataattaccagcttttgcgtgctcccgaaaaaaggcgggaaacttttgacaacagttaAACGACGACCGGCTTtataaagccggtcgtgagttgaactaaccgttcgtgcgatgagttttgtacgcggtccgattttttgtggccccgcggctggaaAAGTCTGTAAAGTGTTGACTTAATTGCACTTCACAATTGTGTGCTCCTGTTACAATTCGCTTGCTTAAACAGGCGtaaaaattgcggcgagataagcgattacgctttggtgtctgcagagcgaaacatgttcttcttttaaattcatgtttatttcagaaaacagcactTGAAAAACTGGCTTGCAGTTTTCTGGTACGCACGGGCCTTCCTgatcctgcttcgagtccggcgttcacttgctggcgcagaggctgaacaaatgggtcgttaaaatgctgaggcagcaaaggctttaaggcgccacaaggtgagccctccaccttcGTTGATAATTTTAAagtgagtgctgtgccacctgcaccgaacatcggttttacgtggggaAGGTGTTTGGACTTAGGTGGCCAACTAGCATGGAGCCCATGAGGCAACTGGAAAAGCAAGCGTTCTTTTAAGCCCTCTAATCTGAAGACAtttttacagctgatgctgcaaagaggccttaaagagatgaacactgtggacaatgtgcatgatgtcctttgactgtttggaagcttgtgaggtgcataaagctcacaaggcactgttgcaaTGTGTGACAgctcattgtggtgatattagaagacatagtacagcacaatgggacagagaaaaggagcacacaggataagcgctcgccctgtgtgctccttttctttgtcccgttgtgctgcgctgtcttctaatatgctataccaacaagcccaaactaccactttgttaaaattgtggtcatgataggtttctttgatttggctgcactccctgcactagttctgtgaagttctgCGGTGGTGCCGGCAGTGTGCAGCGTAAGTTCagacagttcaaatgcagcttgggaCTGGCCGTTTCCAAACGAATGGTCGTGTGCAGGCCTGATTGtgatagccttgctgtcgtcacgaaagTGCAGCCAACTGCATGCCTCCGACACCAACGACCACCAAAAttctgaaacacttggaagaatctTCAAGCAGCAGATTGCAAAGAAATGTTGCcgtgaacctgctctaggaaatcgtcgtttcacagagaaaaaaagtcggtgcatgtatacacacaggcgacttacgaattagcactgaaatgctgcccatgcgactggacttgaccgcttaggttttcattatgacgcctcaaacagtcactcaactcctccatgtgtaggtcgaagaagcagagaaggtatggcatgtgttatttaatgaaaatatgacagttatttgctgaaaggttatggcttatgggggtttagtgtcctaaagcgactcaggctatgagggacgccgtagtgaagggctccggaaattttgaccacctggtgttctttaagggagctgctgacccgaagggcATGAGTTCAATCCCGGCaacgggggtcgaattttgatggaggcaaaattctagaggcccgtgtactgtgcagtgtcagtgcacgttaatgaaccccaggtggtcgaaatttctggagcccttcactacagtgttcctcatagcctgagtcactttgggatgttaaacccccgtaaaccaaaccaatcttttttgtaatgaggtgtaaggcattattatacacggattagtagtggtatgctcctacggctgctaaataatttataacttaatttctttctcgtgctgtttcagtttcaacagctgaacgatgattgtgaccttaaagagaggttgtagcTCATGTGAggtgtgaaaaactgcaatataattggtgcttctacatttgttgtcattcctcctcttgaggaaggctggtttcagcagtgcagtaaattaaaacgataaagcagcaattatatcgcagtttttttatgcctgtaatgacctaaaacctctctttgtcgtcacagctctcattcggctgtttaaactgaaacagcatgacagaaaaattcgattatgaattatttagcggtcgtaggcgaataccacattgTGATTCATGCATTGTAGCGTCTTCCgcttcattataaagaagaaaatatgccaccaaaattaggtctctatgctcccttaacgtgcactgacacacaggcccctagaattttgcctccatcataattctagaggcccgtgtactgtgatgtcagtgcatagtaaagaaccccaggtggtagaaatttccagagcccttcactatggcatccctcatagcttgagtcactttgtgacgttaaacccccataaacatttcaacaaagaactgtcatcatttcattaaataaataGTGCCATACCCTTTCCGCTTCTTCGACCTACGCATGGGCACCGCCGTATTGCTGCACCAcagctgcgcttccatttcggcaagtgcaagccagcctagaactcgtgccGCACTTCTtaaactagtgcagaaagtgcagccaaatggaagagaccttatgattatgtggctatttcctttgcattgggtgggcaaCAGTTTTTatcctagccattacatagaaagaagaaacgaaaagaaaacgtggaaacattcactattaagacaacagctttcacctgcagacccaaaatgaacaaagcctgcctgtatagtgaacaaaacaactaggctgtcacggatctagcaaattataattatgaaagtgggcctcctgctgtgaaactggcaacgtttgtgcccctagagacaagcagtggcgagaggcgagaagtcgcagacgaatgtaggtaggacaggtagctgaacgaggaagtagttcccgtaattgaagaatacaaagaaagacaaggacgagacatgtttatgttcttccttctatgtttgtcgttttgttttcacaagttagcagtagatgtttgttgtagtttcactttttgaaaaaaatggggaaggggttgttcatcttgagacatgcagcccaaaagacagagcacaggagtgtctcacacaacattagtgtttgcgttttattCCTACTGTTCTGTCTGCTTGCACTCCTTGTCCCTAAAtggggcattgacatgatcttatgTGGTTCTATGCAggtaaaggatgtgtgctgcatgcatatgggtgtgtggcattcagattcaagcaccaacacacggcttctagtgcagtaggaattatgggagcaaaaaaaaaacctcaaggatgtggatgaatagtttagctcttcaacacgatagcaaggcgggcgagttggtgatacatatttaaaaaattaacagcgcggaaaacggggacttcaagggtagaaaacgcaGGACAAgtgcgggcgagttggtgatacatatttaaaaacttaacagtgtggaaaacagggacttcaagggtagaaaacacaggacacccgcgcttgtcctgtgttttccatccttgaagtccccgttttccgcgctgttatgttTTTAACACTTCAGTTTGGCTTTTCTGAAAAAATTTTGTGGCAATAGGTTTTAAtgcatgtcagcccacccctcatgtaatactcccttgtgggcctttgagatacaaataaatgaaaaaaagtagtgccctttcaaacagtgTAATTTGgaactttggtgcaagattttcggtggccccttcagggagtgtttgtccagagcttgtagtgattgcttaatgtcacttggtcccaagaaccagacagttaaccGATTGCCCTTGTGCCTGCCTCTtggtgagaaaatctgagaggtaaaaatgacaatttaccatggctgtgaacagtaatgagctggatgtattgctgaagagaatcgaggtcatctacttgacagtggtaagaattttgggttggttagagcatagatggcttaacatcatcttccgtatcttaatagatgtggcattgttggcatgtgtaattaaaaatttatttcgatgtgtgtggctggtgagctgtcaacTCGGGCATGGcgaagttgtaagctcaaccagaagtacctgtgctgtttgagctcagggcaagagctttgagcgaggccactgcactacgtccttattgtacatttggctttcatggtgctccaacttcctccttcccccacctctgttaggaatggtgccatggggccgagcgaatGTGGTGGGGtttaattagagcagtggcatggccataaggtccatccgaacagcactgTGTAAGACTTGTTTGCTagattggccccgcagtcagaactgaggtgagttacgagtgggccactgtggaaaaagacagtagagcagcggaaaatatgccacgaattttggagagctatagtttggaggcaacctttgatgcctttgttgccattgtggtcaaagttatctgtgagaccatcaagggcagcacctgttctgaatgcatcgcatagcaatagatcagggCTTCAATTTTGTAGTTGGATCATGGGCCTTACTGCGGGAGGTGTACGAATTGGTTCAGATTTCACTTTGAGACGCATCAGATTCAGCaacgttagtactcacaggtacagtaaaacctcatcaaggcatacctcgcggcactgtggaaaaactgtgtgcaaagcggcaatattgtcacgaagacgacgaagctggcagtggtgcgggaacggaaaggtcgcgttataggcgagcggccattaaaatcatctcactgccatcattcatcgccacttattattcggctggtcgacacttaacatttggtgtgagatgcggggtatcatccctATCCTGGTCCTGGATCTTCGGAGTCTTCTGCCTGCCGTTATCatcggccgtgtgcacctggtttgccccgctgtgccccagcccgccaaacctgaaccgacctcgccgctcaccccagtcCCGTCCCCCGCCCTGACCACAAGACACGTTGACATGACAACGCTGCAGCGACCTGAGACGCCGCCCacaatgatgcgtaaggcattgttatacgtgaattaccacctggtattctcctataaccactaaatatttataatagcatttctttctcgtgctgtttcggtctcagtttcaacagccgaatgaggactgtgacgccaacatgtgcctacaggtcacgtgaggcatgaaaaaactgcaatataatcgctgcttccacattagttgtcattccggctcttcaggaaggctggcttcagcagtgcagtaaattataacgatgaagcagcgattatatgggcgtttttccatgcctcacgtgacacaaaatcactctttgacgtcacagcaattgttcggctgttgaaaccgaaacagcgtgacagaaaaaattcaattataaattatttagcggccatgggcaaatatcacatggtgattcatgcgtagtagtattttctgcatcgttgtagagaagaaaacatgccaccaaaattacttgtctatattcctttagcacgcagaaaaccaaatggaaaat comes from the Amblyomma americanum isolate KBUSLIRL-KWMA chromosome 1, ASM5285725v1, whole genome shotgun sequence genome and includes:
- the LOC144115376 gene encoding uncharacterized protein LOC144115376; the encoded protein is MRGIIPILVLDLRSLLPAVIIGRVHLVCPAVPQPAKPEPTSPLTPVPSPALTTRHVDMTTLQRPETPPTMMLVKGLQQPTLHGAAFSGPRHLFPVPGYWLKIVPTSLHLGLQAESH